A stretch of Ascochyta rabiei chromosome 6, complete sequence DNA encodes these proteins:
- a CDS encoding TAT-binding protein-like protein 7, AAA ATPase yields MSNRTKRKFDIDPTASDPEDDDYDDVERAPPQRRRANRTPGTKKKGSKRQRRLYNGSDVDDDDDDIIEDDSFTDRSESEEPEVNPATGRSVRRATKKQVTYEESEEDEIEDTPSESDDDRPRATGQRRAKPSIEEVEKPSLIVKLKMPEHAVARSLRTRTGSKSIAPTRGKTPEVAGTRRSSRLSHDVEAPIVALSDSGRHVNVVREGTRTPEPSVARTTRGGKGPKVQAPSTIEEASQEVSMIRDEGEEDSPGPLDKLLAGEMQVESSARESPEQEAQGTKEEEAENDEGMEGVIQESQHNRAAEDSDEEEGPITRGGRNLRSRATSQKRKRGAEESSDFEPVDVDAEGEEEEMSDSDNGKGKGTASESASGSARKSNRTRGRTRQSQRSRRNSSEEESALDDDELQDELQELGSNKRRRLSRRVPDKDLSYETGPRRRERRTVDYRVVRPELNAVFDNDDEDGAAPAINKSRSKAGGGAFGTLFSNQGPFGGGQVGFGQDGDDSDSSDDEVQKMPRAFGSMVGMTPTAATAPGFGAFPQAHNNSAQQDKGSGGGPANFGKIKDKKALADADPLGVDPNVNFDGVGGLDDHINKLKEMIMLPLLYPEVFQRFKITPPRGVLFHGPPGTGKTLLARALASSVSSHGQKVTFYMRKGADALSKWVGEAEKQLRTLFEEARKTQPSIIFFDEIDGLAPVRSSKQEQIHASIVATLLALMDGMDGRGQVVVIGATNRPDSVDNALRRPGRFDREFYFPLPNVVGRRAILDIHTKNWDPPLDPKMKDQLAELTKGYGGADLRALCTEAALNAVQGTYPQIYQSEKKLLIHPSEIKVLAKDFMVSVNKMVPSSQRTAMAAAAPLPKSIEPLLRRPLAGIIKRIDELIPRRKPLTALEEAEYDDREDEKGFERETTMRNFESSRIFRPRLLITGLQGMGQQYLGAALLSKIEGLHVQSFDLPTILEDSARSPEAAITQLFTEVRRHKPSVIYIPAVDVWYNTLPPAAIKTFKLLLRSIGANEPIMLLGVMELENVETKPDRQMLVDLFGFSLSNQFELNRPDQEGRSEFFNSVSEYIRMSPVDFPDLENRKKRVLPVLEPAPIVEPVLDPKEIAAREKMQRKQDQLTLNKLKSTIQPIMDNLKKKHRRFFKPVLDPSWYAYLIEEQNPNRVTSDLSREQREAEGMTRPWEMSKDNKGVGVLLHVESGNKYYNLDLSQIEQRLSNGYYKRPKDFLFDIKTLAKDSKTYQDAERTLKANEMVANVEVDIDSWFTGKDAQYLWLTQECDALYERELQRAKRAQEKRNQAIAEGQEVPPEVPMVPPEQSHGTTETSGPIVLGEPIPRFPPVTPLRPPHDGSLSNGTGGSGEHSHQNGSTVPSHVADEDLHMPDSQQDITASTQADLQFQTPSKPNTQMTQKSQVSARTFVNPNMLPHDYYNSASTTTSGNQTSKRSSDNKFGTQSSNGVSHVGLPEFIAPAGGSQLPDTQEQQFISSQPSGSPPSQTSQPSQSSQMPAPAPPAHKSNIVDILAEPQPEPQLILEESSLVQLHGKLVTASSGCSLEQLEQVNAALMETIWQHRREYNRNKVINAVADAFNVIIEDIDTMQKILKQSQEYEDEQQQIQYEFDASQAGAYTQLPRSDYYSRTQMATQI; encoded by the exons ATGTCTAACCGCACGAAGCGCAAGTTCGACATCGACCCCACTGCTTCCGATCCGGAGGACGACGATTACGACGACGTCGAGCGCGCGCCACCGCAACGTCGCCGCGCCAATAGGACCCCGGGCACGAAGAAGAAAGGCAGCAAGCGCCAGCGTCGCCTCTACAACGGCTCCGacgtcgacgacgacgacgacgacatcATTGAGGACGACTCCTTCACCGACCGCTCCGAGTCTGAGGAGCCCGAGGTCAACCCTGCGACAGGCCGTAGCGTGCGCCGCGCGACCAAGAAGCAAGTCACGTACGAAGAGAGCGAAGAAGACGAGATAGAAGACACGCCTTCTGAAAGCGACGACGACAGGCCGCGAGCTACAGGGCAACGACGCGCAAAGCCATCGATCGAAGAGGTCGAGAAGCCTTCGCTCATCGTCAAGCTGAAGATGCCTGAACACGCTGTTGCCCGCAGTTTGCGCACGCGCACGGGCAGCAAATCCATCGCGCCTACGCGTGGGAAGACGCCTGAAGTCGCTGGCACGCGGCGTAGTAGCCGCCTCTCGCACGATGTAGAAGCACCGATAGTGGCCCTTTCCGACTCTGGGCGACATGTCAATGTTGTTCGGGAAGGCACTCGGACGCCCGAGCCATCGGTTGCCCGCACTACTAGAGGTGGCAAGGGCCCCAAAGTCCAGGCGCCCAGCACCATTGAAGAAGCCTCCCAGGAAGTTTCCATGATCCGCGACGAGGGCGAAGAAGACAGTCCGGGCCCACTCGACAAGCTCCTTGCCGGAGAAATGCAGGTAGAATCCAGCGCAAGGGAGTCACCAGAACAGGAGGCCCAAGGAACCAAGGAGGAGGAAGCGGAAAACGATGAGGGCATGGAAGGCGTCATCCAAGAGTCCCAGCACAACCGTGCCGCAGAGGACTCtgatgaagaagaaggaccCATCACGCGTGGCGGTCGCAATTTGCGGTCGCGAGCGACATCGCAGAAACGTAAGAGGGGCGCCGAGGAAAGCAGCGACTTCGAGCCAGTTGATGTTGACGCTGAaggagaggaggaggagatgTCTGATTCAGACAACggcaaaggcaaaggcaCAGCTTCTGAGAGCGCCTCAGGCTCCGCACGCAAATCGAACCGCACTAGAGGCCGGACACGACAGTCTCAGCGAAGCAGGCGCAACTCATCTGAAGAAGAGTCTGCACTGGACGACGACGAACTACAAGACGAGCTGCAAGAACTCGGCTCGAACAAGCGTCGTCGGCTCAGTAGACGCGTGCCGGACAAGGATCTATCTTACGAGACAGGTCCTAGACGTCGCGAGCGCCGTACTGTCGATTATAGAGTTGTTCGCCCAGAACTCAACGCGGTCTTCGACAATGATGACGAGGACGGGGCAGCACCTGCGATCAACAAGTCACGTTCCAAGGCAGGTGGTGGAGCGTTTGGAACTCTGTTCAGCAACCAGGGTCCATTCGGCGGAGGCCAGGTTGGCTTTGGTCAGGACGGTGATGATTCCGACAGTAGTGACGATGAGGTCCAGAAAATGCCTAGAGCTTTCGGCAGCATGGTCGGGATGACACCCACAGCAGCGACAGCACCAGGATTCGGAGCTTTCCCGCAGGCTCATAACAACTCGGCACAACAAGACAAAGGTTCCGGTGGTGGTCCAGCGAATTTTGGCAAGATCAAAGACAAAAAGGCCCTCGCTGATGCCGATCCGTTGGGTGTCGATCCCAACGTCAATTTTGATGGTGTTGGTGGGTTGGATGATCACATCAACAAGCTCAAGGAGATGATTATGCTTCCTTTGCTTTACCCGGAGGTTTTCCAGCGCTTCAAGATCACTCCACCTCGAGGCGTGCTGTTCCACGGACCTCCAGGTACTGGTAAAACATTGCTTGCGCGCGCTTTGGCCTCCAGTGTCAGCTCCCATGGCCAGAAGGTCACTTTCTACATGCGCAAGGGCGCCGACGCTCTCAGCAAATGGGTGGGAGAAGCTGAAAAGCAGCTCCGCACTCTCTTCGAGGAAGCTCGCAAGACGCAGCCCAGTATCATCTTCTTCGACGAAATCGATGGTCTAGCACCTGTCCGATCCAGCAAGCAGGAGCAGATACACGCCTCCATCGTTGCAACACTGCTTGCCCTCATGGACGGTATGGATGGTCGTGGGCAAGTTGTCGTCATCGGCGCAACCAATCGTCCCGACTCGGTCGACAATGCTCTGCGACGCCCTGGTCGGTTCGATCGTGAATTCTACTTTCCTTTGCCCAACGTTGTAGGACGACGTGCTATCCTCGACATCCACACCAAGAACTGGGACCCACCGCTTGATCCTAAGATGAAAGATCAGCTTGCGGAATTGACCAAGGGCTATGGTGGTGCCGATCTTCGCGCTCTTTGTACGGAAGCAGCTCTGAATGCAGTGCAAGGCACCTACCCGCAGATTTATCAGTCCGAAAAGAAATTGCTCATTCATCCCAGTGAGATCAAGGTTCTCGCTAAGGACTTCATGGTATCAGTGAACAAAATGGTGCCTTCCTCACAACGAACAGCCATGGCGGCAGCAGCTCCGCTTCCCAAGAGCATAGAGCCGTTATTACGAAGGCCTCTTGCAGGGATCATCAAACGCATCGACGAACTCATTCCTCGCAGGAAGCCGCTCACCGCGCTGGAAGAGGCAGAGTATGACGATCGTGAGGACGAGAAGGGATTCGAGCGCGAAACCACTATGCGCAACTTTGAAAGCAGCAGGATCTTCAGGCCTCGTCTCCTCATCACCGGCTTGCAAGGCATGGGTCAACAATATCTGGGAGCTGCACTGCTCAGCAAGATTGAGGGTCTCCACGTTCAGTCTTTCGATCTGCCGACCATCTTGGAAGACTCCGCACGATCTCCTGAAGCTGCCATCACGCAACTTTTCACGGAAGTTCGACGTCACAAGCCCAGTGTCATATACATCCCGGCCGTGGACGTATGGTATAACACGCTGCCTCCAGCCGCTATAAAGACCTTCAAACTTCTCCTGCGTAGCATCGGTGCCAACGAACCGATTATGCTGTTAGGTGTCATGGAGCTTGAGAATGTCGAGACCAAACCCGATCGACAAATGCTGGTTGATCTCTTTGGTTTCTCCCTCAGTAACCAATTCGAGCTGAACCGACCGGACCAAGAAGGACGTTCTGAATTTTTCAACTCCGTTAGCGAATACATCCGCATGTCTCCTGTCGACTTTCCAGATCTCGAGAACAGAAAGAAACGAGTGCTCCCTGTTCTGGAACCTGCGCCTATCGTTGAGCCGGTTCTGGATCCGAAGGAAATCGCTGCGCGAGAAAAGATGCAAAGGAAGCAAGACCAATTGACACTGAACAAGTTGAAGAGCACCATTCAACCAATCATGGACAACCTGAAGAAGAAACACAGAAGGTTCTTCAAGCCGGTTCTGGACCCAAGCTGGTATGCGTACCTTATCGAGGAGCAAAATCCCAACCGTGTCACCAGTGATTTGAGCCGGGAACAGCGAGAGGCAGAAGGTATGACTCGACCTTGGGAGATGTCGAAGGACAACAAGGGTGTAGGCGTGTTGCTGCACGTCGAGAGCGGCAACAAATACTACAACCTCGACCTATCACAAATTGAGCAACGGCTTTCAAACGGGTACTACAAACGCCCCAAGGATTTCTTGTTCGACATCAAAACTCTGGCTAAGGACTCGAAAACATATCAAGATGCAGAGCGAACGCTCAAAGCCAACGAGATGGTTGCGAACGTGGAAGTGGATATAGATTCTTGGTTTACCGGCAAGGATGCCCAATATTTGTGGCTAACACAGGAGTGCGATGCCCTGTATGAGCGTGAGCTGCAGCGAGCAAAGAGAGCACAGGAAAAGCGCAACCAAGCGATCGCAGAAGGCCAAGAGGTGCCTCCCGAGGTCCCCATGGTACCGCCTGAGCAGTCCCACGGGACAACAGAGACTTCAGGCCCTATCGTATTGGGTGAGCCTATACCTCGATTTCCTCCTGTCACGCCATTACGTCCGCCTCATGACGGATCACTATCGAACGGTACAGGAGGCAGCGGTGAGCATTCACACCAAAACGGATCGACGGTGCCATCTCATGTGGCAGACGAAGACTTGCATATGCCGGACAGCCAACAAGACATCACTGCCAGCACACAAGCCGATCTCCAGTTCCAGACACCCAGCAAGCCTAACACACAGATGACACAGAAGTCGCAAGTCTCCGCTCGAACCTTCGTCAACCCGAACATGCTGCCCCATGACTATTATAACAGTGCCAGCACCACTACATCTGGCAATCAGACCTCGAAACGTTCCTCCGATAACAAGTTCGGTACCCAGAGCAGCAATGGTGTCAGCCATGTTGGCTTACCAGAGTTCATTGCGCCGGCCGGTGGGTCACAGCTTCCAGACACACAAG AACAACAATTCATCAGCAGCCAACCATCTGGATCGCCGCCATCGCAAACTTCTCAGCCCTCGCAATCATCGCAGATGCCTGCGCCAGCTCCTCCAGCACATAAGTCGAACATCGTCGACATACTTGCCGAGCCCCAGCCCGAGCCTCAACTCATTCTTGAAGAGAGCTCCCTTGTACAGCTTCACGGAAAGCTCGTCACGGCATCATCAGGATGCTCGCTCGAGCAACTGGAACAAGTCAATGCCGCGCTCATGGAGACCATCTGGCAGCACCGCAGAGAGTACAACCGCAACAAGGTCATCAACGCTGTTGCTGATGCGTTCAACGTCATCATTGAGGATATTGATACCATGCAGAAGATTCTCAAGCAAAGCCAAGAATACGAGgacgagcagcagcagatACAGTATGAGTTTGACGCAAGCCAGGCCGGGGCCTACACACAGCTGCCTAGAAGTGATTACTACAGTCGAACGCAGATGGCTACGCAGATATAG